The stretch of DNA TGGACGTCCCTGCACCGGACGGCGTCGAACTCGTTGAAGTCGAGACGGCACTGGAACTACGCAAGGCGGCGCTGCACGCGGCCGCCGACTCCGACGTCGTGATCATGGCGGCCGCCGTGGCGGACTTCCGTCCGGCCGACGTCTCCGGGACGAAGATCAAGAAGCGCGACGACGTCGCCGATCCCGTCATCTCCCTGGTGCGCAATCCGGACATCCTGCAGGAACTCGTCGAGGTCCGCGACGCCGCCTCCCGCGACCAGCTGATCGTCGGCTTCGCAGCCGAGACGGGCGACTCCGAGGGCGACGTCCTCGAGTACGCAGAGGCCAAGCTCCGCCGCAAGGCCTGCGACCTGCTGGTGGTCAACCAGGTAGGCCAGGGCAAGGTCTTCGGCCAGGACAGCAACTCGGTGGTCATCCTTTCCCGCTCCGGCTCCGAACCCCAGGAGGCATCGGGTTCCAAGTCCGATGTTGCGGCGGCCGTGATTGACCGCATCAGCGCCGAGTTGAGCCGGGTTGTCCCGCCGGCCTGAGCCTGGCATAAGCACCGTCTCCTTCGCACAGCGACACACGCCGCCGGACGTCCGTTTTCCAACCAGTAAGGTAGTTGAGTGACTTTACCGCTGCACATCCCTGATTTCCACGGGTCCACACCCGCTTCGCTCCGGCTCTTCACCTCCGAGTCGGTGACCGAGGGGCACCCGGACAAGATCTGTGACCAGATCAGCGATGCGATCCTCGACGCCCTGCTCTCCAAAGACCCAGAATCCCGCGTTGCCGTGGAGACCCTGGCCACCACCGGCCTGGTCCACGTGGCGGGCGAGGTGACCACGGATGCATACGTTGAGATCCCGCAGATCGTCCGTGAGACCATCCTCGGCATCGGCTACGACTCCTCGGCCAACGGCTTCGACGGCGCCCGCTGCGGTGTGTCCGTTTCCATCGGGCAGCAGTCCAACGACATCGCCGGGGGCGTGTTCAACTCCCTCGAAGCACGCGAAGGGCGCCAGGAGGACGACTACGACCTCCAGGGGGCCGGGGACCAGGGCCTCATGTTCGGCTACGCCAGCGACGAGACCCCCTCTTACATGCCCGTTCCGATCTGGCTCGCGCACCGGCTCTCCGAGCGACTGACCGAAGTCCGCAAGAACGGACTGCTCGGCTACCTCCGCCCGGACGGCAAAACCCAGGTCACGGTGGGCTACGACGGCGACCGCCCGGTCTCGGTTGAGACGGTCGTCATCTCCAGCCAGCACGCCGAAGGCGCCAGCCTCGACCAACTCCGCGCCGACCTGGCCCGGTACGTCGTCGATCCGGTCATGGCGATGTCGAACCTGGACATCTCGCGGACCAAAAACATCCTCAACCCGGCCGGAGCGTTCGTCATCGGCGGTCCCGTCGGCGACGCCGGCCTCACCGGCCGCAAGATCATTGTCGACACCTACGGCGGCATGGCCCGCCACGGCGGCGGCGCCTTCTCGGGCAAGGACCCGTCCAAGGTCGACCGCTCCGCGGCCTACGCGATGCGCTGGGTCGCGAAGAATGTCGTGGCCGCCGGGCTCGCCAAGCGCGCCGAAATCCAGATCGCCTACGCGATCGGCCAGGCACGCCCGGTGGGAACCTACGTGGAGACCTTCGGAACCGAGACCGTGGACCCGGCCCGGATCAGCGCCGCGATCGCCGAGATCTTCGACCTGCGCCCCCGGGCCATCATCGACGCGCTCGACCTCAAGCGCCCGATCTACGCCAAGACCGCCGCCCACGGCCACTTCGGCCGCGAAGATCCGGACTTCACCTGGGAGCGGCTGGACAGGGTGGACGACCTCAAGTCATTCTTCAACGCCTGAGGCCCCGGGGCCTGAAGCCTGCAACCACACCGGCATGCAACGCCGTTTTGTCAGTGCCATGTGATCTGCTGTAGCCAGGCCGCCTACCGGCGGCCTGGCTACTTGCCATTTAGCTGCTGTGTCGATTTAGCTGCTGTGTCGAAACGATCCGGAGGGGAGGTGCCGCCATGAATCCACTGCCTGCCGGCAGAGTGCCCGGCGGACCCCTTCAGCTGTCCCTGCTGCAGGGCTTTCCCGCCTCGGCTGCGCAAGCATCCGGCCCCGCCCTCGCGGCGGAACTGCCG from Arthrobacter sp. PAMC25564 encodes:
- the metK gene encoding methionine adenosyltransferase, which encodes MTLPLHIPDFHGSTPASLRLFTSESVTEGHPDKICDQISDAILDALLSKDPESRVAVETLATTGLVHVAGEVTTDAYVEIPQIVRETILGIGYDSSANGFDGARCGVSVSIGQQSNDIAGGVFNSLEAREGRQEDDYDLQGAGDQGLMFGYASDETPSYMPVPIWLAHRLSERLTEVRKNGLLGYLRPDGKTQVTVGYDGDRPVSVETVVISSQHAEGASLDQLRADLARYVVDPVMAMSNLDISRTKNILNPAGAFVIGGPVGDAGLTGRKIIVDTYGGMARHGGGAFSGKDPSKVDRSAAYAMRWVAKNVVAAGLAKRAEIQIAYAIGQARPVGTYVETFGTETVDPARISAAIAEIFDLRPRAIIDALDLKRPIYAKTAAHGHFGREDPDFTWERLDRVDDLKSFFNA